A single region of the Mercenaria mercenaria strain notata chromosome 6, MADL_Memer_1, whole genome shotgun sequence genome encodes:
- the LOC123548898 gene encoding uncharacterized protein LOC123548898, producing the protein MFYSMRNKVLYIALFFLVISGGRFIYCWKQEGSRLLPDMVVASSIVVAIILIDIYRLKPAPSHTFKSLILQYIYLRATMVCGYILKTRFDKVCKKCEEQQENILKEILAQNKDTLFARDHGLENVNSVKTFRETMPLTSYGNYRKYAEMVKEEGTENILFPGKAYYLALTSGTTSGKSKVFPKNPKKRNKAMTWLITLQYILTYATENNFLTKWLYVKLLPTLIATKSGIESGPVSAVTNKINVPFFAVPNLSIHTEYEALYIHLAFSLAEDDVSCFSTMVSTTALSLLTILEKDWSLLCNDIENGRLSESLDIPAVERNRLNNLMKADPRRGAFLRKEFAKGFKSVVSRIWPQCPCLLAIKTGVFETPANIVREKYLGDLPIVTLLHVGTETMYGMNIDPMAQPDVNYVALLPINFFEFLPVEEFEEKSPSTLLAHQVEVGQMYEMVITTFDGLYRYRTEDVVKITGFCGTTPVYQFMYRAGDILTANMEKVPEFLLHDAVYAAAATWKESIEDFTSCESVHVHLAGAPDTSSRYVVFIELRDAKTLDEHEVNMVDKELCERHTVYAAMRKNNKLQPVQMIQMKTGAFDKIKEMMLASNPDAFCMQYKLPRIMRRKDILKAMLDMKI; encoded by the exons ATGTTCTATTCTATGAGAAATAAAGTTTTGTACATAGCTCTTTTCTTCTTAGTTATTAGTGGCGGAAGATTTATTTATTGCTGGAAACAGGAAGGGTCGAGATTACTGCCTG acatGGTCGTTGCCAGCAGTATTGTGGTCGCTATTATTCTGATAGACATTTATAGACTGAAACCAGCACCATCTCacacatttaaaagtttaatattgCAGTACATTTACTTAAGAGCCACAATGGTGTGTGGGTATATACTGAAAACACGTTTTGATAAGGTGTGTAAGAAGTGTGAAGAGCAACAGGAAAACATTCTTAAAGAAATCTTAGCACAAAATAAGGATACACTTTTTGCGAGGGATCACGGTCTAGAAAATGTTAACTCTGTCAAAACATTTAGAGAAACCATGCCACTTACATCATACGGTAATTACCGGAAGTatgctgaaatggtaaaagaggaaggaacagaaaatatactgTTTCCCGGAAAAGCTTACTATCTGGCCCTTACTTCCGGTACAACTTCCGGTAAAAGCAAGGTATTTCCAAAAAACCCTAAAAAGCGGAATAAGGCAATGACATGGCTGATAACATTACAATACATTCTGACGTATGCTacagaaaataactttttaacaaaatggttgtatgtaaaacttttaccaacATTAATTGCCACCAAATCCGGGATAGAATCTGGACCTGTGTCAGCTGTTACAAACAAAATCAACGTTCCATTTTTTGCTGTCCCAAATCTATCCATACACACGGAATACGAGGCCCTTTACATTCATTTAGCATTTAGTCTTGCAGAAGATGATGTGTCCTGTTTTTCAACCATGGTTTCAACAACAGCATTATCTTTACTCACAATACTGGAGAAGGACTGGAGTTTGCTTTGCAATGACATTGAAAATGGAAGACTCTCAGAAAGTTTGGACATTCCTGCTGTTGAAAGAAATCGATTAAATAATCTGATGAAAGCTGATCCAAGACGCGGAGCATTTTTAAGGAAAGAATTTGCTAAGGGATTTAAGAGTGTTGTATCTAGAATATGGCCGCAATGTCCGTGTCTTCTGGCAATTAAGACAGGAGTGTTTGAAACACCG gCAAATATAGTAAGGGAGAAATACTTGGGCGATCTACCCATTGTCACTTTACTTCATGTTGGAACTGAAACCATGTATGGTATGAACATTGATCCTATGGCACAACCAGATGTCAACTACGTGGCCTTACTACCAATAAACTTCTTTGAGTTTCTTCCAGTTGaagaatttgaagaaaaatcacCATCCACATTACTCGCGCATCAG gTGGAAGTCGGACAAATGTACGAGATGGTGATTACGACATTTGATGGGTTGTATCGGTATAGAACGGAAGATGTCGTCAAGATAACCggtttctgtggtacaacaccAGTATACCAATTCATGTACAG AGCTGGCGATATTTTAACAGCAAACATGGAAAAAGTACCTGAATTTCTCCTTCACGATGCAGTTTATGCCGCCGCTGCTACATGGAAGGAGAGCATTGAAGATTTTACCAGCTGTGAAAGCGTGCATGTGCATCTAGCTGGAG CGCCCGATACCAGTTCAAGATATGTTGTGTTCATTGAATTGAGAGATGCAAAGACATTAGATGAACACGAGGTAAATATG GTTGATAAGGAACTGTGTGAAAGACATACTGTATACGCGGCAATGCGCAAAAACAACAAACTTCAACCAGTTCAAATGATTCAGATGAAAACGGGCGCATTCgacaaaataaaggaaatgaTGTTAGCATCAAACCCAGACGCATTTTGCATGCAGTACAAATTACCAAGAATCATGAGAAGGAAAGACATTTTGAAAGCTATGTtagatatgaaaatataa